Proteins from one Calditrichota bacterium genomic window:
- a CDS encoding PorV/PorQ family protein has protein sequence MKFKYFLILLILPFLLQAQNRPFRVGTTTASFLEIGYGSAGASMGDAYVSMARDISSIYWNPAGLAFMEQSEAQFVIQPWIVDISTSFAAAGIVLPEIGTVALGLTFTDYGEMDVNTVENPYGTGERFSSGDFALSLAYGRALTDWFGFGVAAKYIQSNIWHLDASALAVDLGVSINTAFFSPTGDRVDGMRIAMSISNYGTRMKFDGIDLLQSIDPLPDQDGDYGNVPGKYDPNEWELPLIFRLGVAVNAFRTESQRLTIATDALHPNNNAESVNVGGEYEYFEPTIGKFFLRAGYKGLFLNEDQAEFGHTFGAGFEKLVMGNISLKVDYAFRDMGILGKVNSYSIGFLF, from the coding sequence ATGAAATTTAAATACTTTCTGATTCTTTTAATTTTGCCCTTTTTACTTCAGGCCCAAAACAGGCCCTTTAGAGTTGGGACAACAACCGCATCGTTTTTAGAAATTGGTTATGGAAGTGCCGGTGCATCAATGGGTGATGCTTATGTTTCCATGGCGCGGGATATTTCTTCTATTTACTGGAATCCGGCAGGCCTGGCTTTTATGGAGCAAAGCGAAGCACAATTTGTAATTCAACCCTGGATTGTTGATATCAGCACATCTTTTGCTGCGGCAGGGATTGTACTTCCGGAAATAGGTACAGTTGCATTAGGTTTGACCTTTACAGATTATGGCGAAATGGATGTTAATACAGTTGAAAACCCATATGGTACAGGTGAAAGATTTTCGTCGGGTGATTTTGCACTGAGCCTGGCTTATGGCCGAGCATTAACAGACTGGTTTGGTTTTGGTGTTGCAGCTAAATATATCCAATCGAACATTTGGCATTTAGATGCCAGCGCGCTTGCAGTAGATTTAGGCGTTTCTATAAATACAGCTTTCTTTTCTCCAACTGGAGATCGCGTTGATGGAATGCGCATAGCAATGAGTATCTCTAATTATGGTACGCGTATGAAATTTGATGGAATTGATCTTTTACAATCCATCGATCCATTGCCGGATCAGGATGGTGATTATGGAAATGTGCCCGGAAAATATGATCCAAATGAATGGGAATTACCATTAATATTTCGCCTTGGCGTAGCTGTTAATGCTTTCCGTACAGAATCGCAACGATTAACAATTGCAACCGATGCACTCCATCCGAATAATAATGCAGAATCTGTAAATGTAGGTGGAGAATACGAGTATTTTGAACCGACCATAGGAAAGTTTTTTCTAAGAGCCGGATACAAAGGTTTGTTTTTGAATGAAGACCAGGCAGAATTTGGTCATACTTTTGGCGCAGGTTTTGAAAAACTTGTAATGGGTAATATATCACTCAAAGTAGATTACGCATTCCGTGATATGGGGATTTTAGGGAAAGTTAACAGTTATTCAATTGGCTTTCTGTTTTAA